In Methanofollis aquaemaris, the genomic window TTCAGACAGGCCGACCCACCAGAAGGATTCTCAACTGCCGTCTCACGCCGGGGGAAAAACCCGGATCCCTCATGGCGAGAATTGACAGGGCGGCGATTGAGCGGTGTTCCCACTCGCGGCCCTCTCACGACTGAAGGGATCGAGAGGTCCATCAGAGCCAGAAGATCCTCCGTCTCCTCACTCAAAACCCTTGACAAGGCCGACGAAGAGAACCAGGATCGGCACAAGTTCCAGACGGCCAAACCACATCAGGAAGATAAAGAGCCACTTGGAGCCCAGGCTCATATCAGGTGTGACAAAGCCGGTGCTGATCCCGTTGTTGCAGAAGGCCGAAACGATCTCGAAGATCACATTCGAGGACTCGAAGGGGGCGCCGTGCTCGAGGTGGAAAACGGCGATGGTGCAGATGAAGACGGTGAGGAAGTAGAGGATGATGATCAGCATGTTCTTCGAGACCTCGACTTCGGCGATGTTCTTCTGCACGGTCTTGCCCCCGTGCCTGAAGGGAACGACAACCTTGCCGGAGACGAAGATCCGCTTGAACCACCATGCAAGACTTTCGAGCCCGATAATCACCCTGGAGATCTTCATACCTCCGGCGGTCGACCCGGAAGAACCACCGATGAGCATGAAAATCACCAGGAAGAGAACCGTGACCGACGGCCAGGTATAGGGAGAGGTGTTCTGGAAACCGGTACTCGTGATCGCCGCGGTCGCCATGAAGAGACCCTGACGGACGGCGTCCATAGTCTCTGCGCCGGTGAGGTACACGAGATCGAGGGCGACGACCAGAAATCCGACACCGGTAAGAGCAAGGAGGGCGATGGCCTGACGGTCCCCGAAGAAACCGAACTTCCGGTTGTGATACATCAGGTAGTAGAGTTTGAAGGGCATCGCACCTGCGATCATCACCGGGATGAGAAGGAACTCGAGGTTCGCGTTCTGATAGAAGGGGATCCCCTCCGAGTGGACAGTGAATCCGCCGGTGGCGATGGCGGTCATTGCAAGGTTCGTGGCATCCCAGAGCGTGACACCGGAGAGGAGGACGAGTCCGATGGAGAGGAGCGTGATGATGATATAGATCCGCCACATCGCAAACCCGGTTGCGACGACACTCGGCATGAAGGCCTCGGTCCTGGCCTCTGAGCGGTACAGGCCCCGCTGGACAAGCCCCGAGCGGCTCGCCAGGGCGATGGTGAAGGCGACGATCCCGATCCCGCCGAGCCACTGCATGAAGGTCCGCCAGAAGAGGATGGTTTTGGGAGTGGCGTCGATGTCAGGGAGGAGGGTCATGCCGGTGTCGGTCCACCCTGACATCGCTTCAAAGATGCTGTCGGTGATCGGCATCCCGAGGCCGACGATGAAGGGGACCGAACCGATGGCGGCCGAGATGAGCCAGATAAGAGCGACGGCTGCAAGAGCCGCCGAGAGTTTGGCCTCGCGCGCAGGACGAGGCACCTGCATCAACAGTGAGCCAAGGACGACATAGATGATGGGGACAAGCCCCATAGGCAGGAGCATCTCCCATTCCCGATAGATGAGGGCGACAATGAGGGGGAGGCAGGTGACGACCCCCATAAACCTGAGGATCCTCCCGATATCAGGAGCGATAGCGGAGATATACTCTGACCTGTCCATCCAGACAAGGTTCTGCTCGTGACCTCTTATCCTTTTTCTTCTCTCTGGTTCATGGGGGGGTCTCTCCGCTCTTCGCCGGCGAGCACAAACCAGCGGTTGATGATCCGCCAGGCGAGAATGAGTTCTGCGACCTCGCCGGCCGGGAGATAGTGACGGTTCCGATAGACATCCACCCCCTCGGCACTGGTCTGTCGACCGATGGTCCTGGCAAGTTTTCTGATGGCCGAGTGGTTCAGTTCGCCGTCAAGGGTGATCGCGCTCATCTCCCTGCCGTCGAGGGAGGCGACCCTGTACCCAAGGCTGAACGGGCGGTCGGAGAGCATCAGGATCTCGCCGAGGTCGATGGAAAGACCGATCTCCATCGTTTGCCGAACCAGTGGTTTTTGATAGAGCGTGACCTGGTAGATGTCTTGCTCCAGACTCGCCTCGCGTCCGTAGCCCGAGCAGGCGATCCCGATCACCACATCGGCATATCTCCGTTGCGGGGCGATGTAGCGTTCGTAGTCAGGGAGGCGACCCTCCATCTCGGCGAGCACCTCTTCTCTCCGGTAGCCGCGCCGTTCCATATCGCGCCGCAGTTTCCAGAGCCTCTTGACTGCGGGGTCGGGGTCGACAAAGAGTGAAAAGTCAAGGAGGTCGCGCAGGGCCGGGGTGAAGAGAGTGTGGAGGCCCTCCAGGATGAGTACCCGCGCCGGGGAGAAGGGGACCGGTTCGGCAAAGGTGCCGATGGTGTGGTCGTAGACTGGTTTCTCGACCGACTCCCCGTCTCTCAAGCGCCTGACATGATCTGCCAGGAGGTCGAGGTCGTTTGCTTCAGGGACGAGGGGGGTGATCCCGAGTTTCCTGCGTTCCTCGCGATCGTAGCGGTGGTAGTCGTCGAGGGTGATGGTGGTGACAAGGTCGGGGCCGAAGATCGCCCTGATCGCACGGGTAAAGGTTGTCTTCCCTGACCCGCTGTCGCCCGCCACCCCGATGGTGAAGACTCGATCCGAACGGGCGAGTTGTTCCCTGAAGTTGGACGGTTTCATCATCCGAAATTATGAGCCCAGATGAATAAGAGTTGCGCGCACTTTTCTCCGAGGAGGATGAAATACGACCTGCCGAAATTCGAGAAGGGGTCTTCAGGCCAGGGGGTAGGTCTGCGGAGCGAACTCCCGAACCTTCGAATCAGCCCGGCATTCCAGCATATAGTCCAAATTTGATGGTTTTCCAACCATAAACATCTGATATTTCCCCAGAATCGCGCCGATTTCCGGTCAGACTCCCGGCACATACATCGGCGGAACACAATGGAAGATAGCCGAGGGGCGGCGATTGAACCGTATCCCCCCGGGTGCCCTGTCGCAATTGAGAGGGATCCATCCACACCTCGAAACAACAGAGCAAAAAAAATTATTTCCTATTCGTCCAGAGCCCGTGGATATTGCAGTAGATGCGGGTCTTCGCGTTGGTGTCGTCCAGCAGGAACTCAGCCTCAGGGGTATCGCCGGGTTTGAGTTTGTAGACACAGAGTTTGCGCCCCTTCCGCACCTCGACCCACTCGATGTGGTGCTTCTCCTCCATCGGGTGGGGGACACTTCCGATTCTGACCTTTATGCCGCCCGCAACCTTCTCAAGGACAGGCACATGCTTTTCCTTCCCGGCCTCCTCCCACTGCTCCTCCATTCTGACCATCGGCTGGCCGCAACAGACCAGTTCGCCGTCCCCGGCATGGGCGATCTTCACGACATTCCCGCATTTCTCACATTTATAGACGTCCAGGAGCTCGGTCATCATACATGCCTCCCTATGATCAGGGGACTACATCTTCATGCTTTTTAACGATTGTGTCGGCAAGTTCGACCAGCGCCGCAAGATCCTCGCCGCCCGGATAGCCCCGCACATAGACCGGTTCGATCATCTCGGCATCCAGGTGGGAGAGCGTCTCCGTGAGATGTTGCACCGTCTTCCCGCCCCAGCCGTACGAACCGATAACCGAGATGAATTTCGTCTTCGGCCTGAGAATCGAGAGGAGGTACGAGGCATGGACCGCCGCCGGGTGCGGGCCGAAGAGCACGGTCGGCGCCGCAAAGACGATCGTCGCGGCGTCGACGGCCGTCATCGCTACCTCACCGAGGTCGGCCCTGGTGAGGTCGTAGGGTTGCACCTCGACACCCCGCTCGATGAGGGCGTCGGTGAAGAAGGAGACCATCTTCGCGGTGCTCCCATGCATCGAAACATAGGGGATGAGGACCAGGTTCTTGACCGCATCAGAGGTCCACTCCGCATAGGAATCGAGGATGGGTATGGGATCGCGGTGCAGGGGTCCGTGGCTCGGGGCGATGACCTGCAGGTCAAGAGCGCTCACCCGTTCGAGGGCCGCCCTGACACTTGCCCTGAAGGGCATCATGATCTCGGCATAGTAGCGTTTTGCCGCCGGGAGGATCCGCATGAAGTCGTCGGCATAGAGTTCGCTGGTGGCGAGGTGAGAGCCGAAGAGGTCGCAGGAGAAGAGGATCCCGTCCTCGCGCTCATAAGTGAGCATCGTCTCAGGCCAGTGGACCCAGGGCGTGACCATGAACTCAAGAGTCTTGCCCCCGAGGTCGAGGCTCTCCCCGTCCTTGACGATCCGGATACGATCTTCTGGCACGAGGAGCAGGCGCACCAGGAGATCCCGGCACTTCTCGTCGGCGATGACCGTCGCCGAAGGGAACATCTCCAGGAGGAGCGGGAGTGTTCCCGAGTGGTCCTGCTCGGCATGGTTGATCACGATGTAGTCAAGGGAACCGAGCCCAAGCCGCATCAGGTTCTTGAGGATCTCCTCCTCGAACTTCGGGTCGACGGTGTCGATGAGCGCCGTCTTCTCGCTCCCCTTCACCACAAAGGCATTGTAACTCGTCCCCTGCGGGGTGCCGATCAGGGCGTCGAAGAGGCGCAGGTTCCAGTCGACGGCCCCAACAGCGTGGACGCCGGGCGCGATCTCACGTACCGCCATGCTCAGTCCACCGGCCTGAACTTATCCTTCACCGCCCCGCAGACCGGGCACATCCAATCATCGGGCAGGTCTGCAAACTCGGTTCCCGCAACGACACCTTGGCCGGGTTCTCCTTTCGCCAGGTCATAGAGATGACCACATATCGAGCACTTGTATTTTGTCATAGTATCACCTCCACAGTCGTCATTTTCTGCTATAAGTCTTCGTATCAGGAGAGATCCGAACATGCAGGAAAGGGAGGCCCTTCCCGCCGCCGGATGATTTCGTATCGGCTCAGTTCATCTTCACAAAATCACTCTTCGCCGCCCCGCAGACAGGACACGCCCAGTCGTCGGGGAGGTCTTCAAAGGGGGTACCCGGCTCGACAGCACCGTCGGGGTCTCCTTTCTCAGGGTCGTAGATATACCCACAGATTGTGCATTGATAACGGTCCATGGTTCACCGTTCTTCACCTCGCACCTTTTCTCATATATTTTTTCCGAAACGGCCCCGGACCGTCAGATCATCAGGAGCCAGGCCGCATATACCGCCCCCTGCACAAGACTCAACGGGACACCAAGCCGCACGAACGCACCAAAGCCCAGGATGACCCCGCGACGTTCGGCACCCTGTACGATGATGACATTGCTCGCCGCCCCGAGGAGGGTCAGGTTTCCGGCGATAGTACTCCCGGCGGCAAGGGCAAGCAGGTGTTCGGGGCCTGCACCGGCCTGCTCAAGGAGAGGGAGGGCGAGGGCGACAAAGGGGACGTTGGAGATGATCTGACTGGCGATCATCCCGGTTGCGATGATGGCCGGGACTCCGAGAGTTGCAGGATCCCCCCACCCAAATACCTCCTCAAGGGCGCCGCTCTCCCGCACTCCCTCCATCACGACGAACATGGCAGCGAAGAAGACGAGCGTCGGCCAGTCCACTCTGTGGAGAAGAGCGGTTCGCCACCTGGAGAGAAGGAAGGGGATGGAGGCCGATGCGGCGACGGCAGCGAGAGGGATCGCGACCCCCAAAAATACATGAGAGATGAAGGCCCTGACCGTCAGGATGAGCACGACGGTCAGGAGGGAGAGGCGGAGCAGGCCGACAAGAGCATGGTCTCCGGCAGGTGACACCGGGGCACGCCCGCACGGCCGCCCCCATTCGTCCCTGGCGGCACCGTAGAGCACGGCACAGACAACAACGAGAGCGATTGCGGTCGGAGGGGCAAGCACGATGAAGAACTGAACGAAGGGTTCGGAAAAACCACCGTGTGCCGCCACCAGCAGATTCTGCGGGTTGCCGACCGGACTGGCGACACTCCCGGTGGTCACCCCGAAGGCGAGAGCGGTCAGGAGGAGGTGAGGTTTGATCCCGGCATGCCTGGCATAACTCAGAAGGAGCGGGGTGCCGATGACGGCGATCGTATCGTTGGTGAGAAGCGCGGCGCCGACCGCGGCCAGGACGACGACAAGCGTCACCAGTGTTCCGGTCGTCCCGGCCCTGCCGAGAAGTTTCCCGGCGAAGGCGGCAAGCCACCCGCTCTCCTCAAGGGCGGCGCCCAGGAGCAGGACAGAGAAGAGAAAGATCATCACCTCCGGGTCGACGGCCATGACCGCGGCGGCAGGGGTCACGGCACCGGAGAGGAGCATGGCAACGGCTCCTCCAAGCATGATCTGCCAGATCGCCGGAGGCGGGGTGAGCACCTGCCTGAAGGCAATGAGGAGAAAGACCACCAGGGCGATGACGAGAGAAATATGCGTGCCAGCAAAGTATGTTCTCAAAAGAGATCTCTTTTCCCATGAACTCCCTCAGATCGGGATACCAATGAGGGAGAAGAGACCGATCATTCTCAGCCCGATGAAGATGGTGAGCGCGACGAACGCGTATTTCAAGAACTGTCGGGGTAAGCGGTAGGCCATGAAGGCCCCAACCTGTGCGGCGGGAATGCTCGCCGCCGCAAGGAGCGCCGCCTGGAGAAGGTCGACATAACCGATGGCGGTAGGCGGCAGGCCCGGCGTCCCGAGGCCGTTGAGCATGTATGAGGCAATCCCCCCCGTCGCGGTGAAGAGCATCACGACCATGGAGGTGGCGACGGCATGGCGCATCCCGAAGTGCATGACCACCACGAGGATCGGAACAAGGAGAACGCCTCCCCCGATCCCGGTAAGCCCTGAGACTAAACCGATCGGGAGGCCCCATAGCAAGCAGGCTCGGGTGCTAACCTGCGGGGCCCCTCCTGCCTCTCCTTCAGGGGGAGAGAAGAAGGTGCGGGCCCCGGCGGCAAGGACAACCAGCCCGAAAAAGATCTCAAGGGGTGCGGCCGGAACATGCGTCGCAATGAACGCACCGGAGACCACGCCAACCAGACTGGAGATGCCGAGGAGGACTCCGGCACGCCATACGACCGCCCCCTTCCGGTGGTGGCCGAGGGCTCCGCTCACCACGGTGGGGAGGATGACGGCAAGACTGGTCCCAAACGAGAGTCTGAGTGCGAGATCCTCAGGGATCCCGAGCGATGAGAAGAGGTTGAACTGTATCGGGACCATGATGAAACCGCCACCGACGCCGAGGAGTCCGGAGAGTACTCCGACAAGGAGGCCGGTGACGACAAGGGCAAGGAGGTAGACAAGATCAGTCATGGTCAGGGTCTATGCGCGTTCAAGAGGGGCCGACATTTCATCATTTCAGGGAATTCCATCACGTGGCCAGGTGATAGGTTTTGCTGATCTGTAGTAGGTTCATAGAAGAGATGAGATCTTTTGCGGGGCGAAAAATCTGACGATCCTGCCGAAGGCGATCCCGATGCCCTGAAACCGGGCCGACAGAGTGTTGAGTCGAGAATCTGCAGAAATTCTCTGTTAACTCCGATTTGATATATATAGATTGCGCATGATCTGTATGCGCGGTCCCGGGCAAGGAGATCCAGGAGTCATAACCTAAACTTGAGATCGACCTTTTCATCAATTAAAGATCCCCAGAGATTTTGATCCCATTCTCGACCCCTGAAAAGAGAGATCGCGCAGCCCTCACCCCACGGTCTGGGAGGGATCAGGAATATTTAAATATCAGATCCCCGAAGGAGTCCTTTGCCCCAGAGACACTATGAAGTGCGTAAGTGGGGGGACACACTTCATCTCAATGACGGGGTGTCGGAAAGTAAGGAGAAGTACAGGCTTGCCGGCCTGCCAGGCCGTCCCAACCCGGGGACGGTATGGACATGACTCCATCGTACATTCGTGCGCGCTGGCGGACGGCACCATGCTGGTTGCCGGAGTTCATCACAGCACGACCACACAGGTGTGCAGGATATATCAGGCAGAGGCCCTTTTCACTATACCTCTGTCCTGTTGGCAGGAAGGGCTGCGGTCCATTTCTGGGGGGGCGTGGACCCGCCCATCTCCTGCCGTCTCTGCCCAACCTCACCTGACTTCAACTTTTTTTCTCATCCACCGCCGACCGGCGGGAAGAGCGAGATTACGTCGTTGTTGGTGATACGAGTATCGAGACCATCCTCAAAATGGATGTTTCTGCCGTTCCGAAGGATGTTAACATGGTCCTGGAGGACACCTGGCGCCTCGAACATCGCCTCCCTGAGAGCCGGACGCTCCTGAATCAGCAGGTCAAGAAGGGCTGCGACAGTCGTACCTTCGGCCACTTCCATCTCGCGCTCGTTCTCAAGGATATTTCTAAATGTTGCAAATGATTTTACCTTGATTCTCATTTTCTGGACCTCAGTTTTTCTATCTCTTCTTTTCCCTCAACCTTCAGGACAAAGGTGCCGTGGCACGGCTTGGTATACGGGAAGATTACAGAGTCCCCATCCACGCCGATGGGTATCGGCGGCACCCCGATGAGAGCCAGGTCAAAAATCTTGTAACCCGGCTGAACCTCATAGGTTTCTCGGTAATGCTTCTTGATAAATGCTCGGTACTCCTTGAACGAGCAATGCCGGAGGAGCACCTCATAGTTGAGAGCCTCTACACATCCCATTTCATCACCCTGTCGATCGCCTTCTTCAGCGGCAAGGGGTTGTGGCCCCCTGGTGCGACCACCGTCTCACAGTCGAAGTCGATAAGCGATGCGAGAGTTTCAGCCTCTTTGCCAAAGACCACAGCCACCACACGCCCGGCCGAGACCACACTCATCGTGCCGGCATAACTGACCCCGCTCTCACGGTGCACCAGCACAAAGGAGAGGTCGTAGTCATGTTCTCCCGCAGCGATCTCTTCGATACATCCGTCGAGGTCGAGCATCTCACCGACATAGTGGTGTTCGGGGTCGGCCATCGCGAGAAGATGTCTCGCAGAAGGGTTTCCGGCGACCACCGGCAGATAACCCGACCGCCTGAGGCTGTACGCCAGGTGGACGGCAAGGCTCACCTGCGCCGGCGCCTCCGGACATCCCAGGATAATCAGACCCTTCTTTCTCTCTTTATCCGATATTTCCATTTTATGCACTCCATCTACCCTGCAACCATCACACAGACAGCGTTGATCCTCTCATGCGCGTCCTCCCGATGCCATACATATCAACTTCGCAGACTCACTCTGCCCCCACTCCTGCAACCCGCCCGGGGTGGGTGTAGACCGTGAAACGATCCCCCCTGGAGAAGCAGATGAGAGTGATCCCGGCCTCTTCTGCGGCCGCGATCCCGCGGTCGGTCGAGGCCGCCCGCGAGATGACGATCGGGATCCCGGCATGCGCGGCCTTGGCCACCATCCCGACCGGTTGCCGGCCCGTGCACCCGATGACACAGCGCGACCGGTCGAAGCCGCCGAGCACGGCATGACCGATCACCTTGTCGACGGTGTTGTGCCGGCCGACGTCGCAGGCCTTCGCAACAAGTTCGCCGTCACAAAAGAGGACCGAACAGTGAAGACCACCGGTCCGGCGCCAGTCGTCCGACTCGATGGCGGCGGTCATCCGGTAGATGTCGTCGATGCCGACCTGCAGGTCGGAGGTGATGCGAGGCAGCGGGCGGAGAAAGGAGGCACCCCCCGATGACCCGATGACCTCTTCGCCGCGGGGCCGGAGATCGGCCCGAACCCTGATCTCCTCACCCTCTACTCCGACTCCCTCGACATCCCCGGCAAGCCCCTCAGAGACGACAAAACCCGCCCCCAATTCTTCGAGTTGCTCGGCCGAAGCGACCATCTCGGTGACCGGCATACCGTTCACCAGGAGGCGGTACCGCCGTTCGGCACAGATCTCGTCAATGATCTCATTCGCCTCTCCACCCCTGACCTGGATGCACCGCCATTTATAGAGATCCATCATATCTTTCCTGCATGGATGATTTCAAGGATCCGGGCGTTGGCACGTTCCCAACCCTTATATGATATCCCCATTAACAATTGTTAATCATAACTCTCCGAATTTATGGATTGTGATTCTATGAAGCTCCCATGTGAGACTGGCGTCTGGCTGATCCTCCCGTGCATCCGGGCATGCCTTGTACAGGAATTGATCATAAAAGGGCTGCCCCAGAAGCAGGTCGCCCAGATGCTTGAGATCACACCGGCATCGGTCTCCCAGTACGCCTCAAAAAAGCGCGGCTGCAAGATCGAACTCGACACCGAGGTGATCGGTTCGATCCGGGAACTTGCCGACGACATGGTGGCCGAGCGGGTCGGGCACATGGGCCTGCGTATGTGCGACATCTGCATGCAAGTGCGCTCAGGGGGGTTGATCGAAGATGACGGAGGGCCCTGTGCCCGCACCATGTTCTGCAATATTTCCCCACAGCACGACACCGAAGAACAAATCTGAATAATCCTGTTTTCCCCCGTCTCCAGGCTGTCGATCCCTCACGCCGGGGAAGGGGTGCGAACTTAATTATCCTTGCCACGCGATAAGTAGAACGATGTATTCGCAGAGACTGGATAACCTTCCACCATACCTCTTTGCCAGAATCGACGCACTCAAAGCCCAGAAAAGGAGCGAAGGCGTTGACGTCATCGACCTGGGCGTCGGCGACCCCGACCTCCCGACGCCGGATCATATCGTCGAGGCGATGGTCAGGGCAGTCCAGAACCCTGAGAACCACCATTATCCCGCCTACGACGGGATGCTCGCCTACAAGGAGGCGGTCGCGACGTGGTATCGGAACCGCTTCTCGGTATCCCTCGATCCGGGCAACGAAGTCGTCGCCCTGATGGGTTCAAAGGACGGGATCGCCCATATCCCTGAGGCGTTCGTCAATCCAGGCGACTATGTCCTGGCCACCGATCCGGGCTACCCGGTCTACAAGACCTCGACGCTCTTTGCCGAGGGGAAGACCCACTTGCTGCCACTCCATGCAGAGAACAACTTCCTCCCGGTCCTCGATGATATTCCGGCCGACGTACTGAAGCGGGCAAAGCTCCTCTTCTTCAACTACCCGAACAACCCGACGGCCGCAACCGCACCCATATCCTTCTTCAACGAGGTCGTGGAGTTCGCCCGTGAGCACGACCTCGTCGTCGTCCACGACAACGCCTACTCTGAGATCACCTTTGACGGCTACAAAGCCCCCTCCTTCCAGGAGGCGGACGGGGCAAAGGAGGTGGGTGTCGAGATGCACTCCCTCTCCAAGACCTACAACATGACCGGATGGCGGATCGGGATGGCGGTCGGCAGCCCCGAGGTGCTCTCCGGCCTGACGCGGGTCAAGTCCAATGTCGACTCGGGGGTCTTCGACGCCGTGCAGCACGCCGGGATCGCCGCGCTCACCGGTTCCCAGCAGTGCGTCGCCGACGCCTGCGCCGTGTACCAGGAGCGGCGGGACGCCCTGGTGAAGGGACTGCGCGAGGTCGGCTTCGATGTTCCGGCCCCGAAGGCGACCTTCTATGTCTGGATGCCGGTCGAGGACTGCATGAAGACGGCGGCAACATTCCTGAACGAAGCCGGGATCGTCGTCACGCCTGGAGTCGGGTTTGGCGAGAGCGGCGAAGGTTACGTGCGCTTCGCCATCACCAGGTCGGTGGAGCGGATCGAGGAAGCCGTAGAGCGGATCGGGAGGGTGGCCCTGTGAAACTCCCGTCTCACCTCACCGTCGAAGGTGGTCACCTCTATCTCGGCGGCCGCGATATCGTCGACCTTGCGAGGACCTACGGCACGCCGCTGTACGTCACCGACCTCGACCGCATCGTCGGAAATTTTAAACGGTTCACCTCGGCACTCACCGCCCACTACCCCGCGGTCCAGGTGCTCTTTGCGGCCAAGGCGAACGGCAACCTCGCGGTGATGCGGGCGCTTGCCGAACAGGGGGCAGGCGCCGACGTCTTCTCGTCAGGCGAACTCGAACTTGCCCTGCAGGCCGGGATGCTGCCCGAACGTCTCCTCTTCAACGGGAGTTCCAAGAGCCCAGGCGACCTCGCCCTCGCCGTCGAGAAGGGCGTGCGGGTCTCGGTCGACTCGGTCGACGAACTCCGTCAACTCGAGGCGGCCGCCGCCGAGGCCGGAAAGAGCGTCGAGATCGCCTTCAGGGTCAACCCGGCCCTCGAGGTGCCGACCCATCCGAAGATCGCCACCGGGCTGAAGACGAGCAAGTTCGGGATCCCGGCAGAAGAGATCGTCGGGGCCTATGCCGAGGCGCTAGCCTGCGAGCATATCGACCCGGTCGGGATCCACTGCCACATCGGCTCCCAGATCCTGGAGGTCGAACCCTTTGCGCGGGCGGCCGGCGTGATGGTCGAGGTCGCAAAGGAGGTCACCGACCTCGGCGCCCACCTCAAGTTTCTGGACGTGGGCGGGGGCCTCGGGATCCCGTACCACCACGACACCGACTCGGCCCCGACCCCCGAGGAGTACGCCGCCGCCGTGATGCCGGTCTTCCTGCAGGGGATCAGGGACGCGGGGATCGACCCGGCCCTTTGGGTCGAGCCCGGCCGCTGGCTTGTCGGCGATTCCTCGATCCTTGTTGCCCGGGTCAACTCGGTGAAACGGGCGCACCGCACCTTCGTGAACGTCGACGCGGGCTTCAACCTCCTGGTCAGGCCGGCGATGTACGACTCGTACCACGAGGTCGTCGTCGCCAACAAAGCGGACCAACCGGCCGACGGCACCTACACGATCGCCGGCCCGATCTGCGAGACCGGCGACCTGCTGGCCCAGGACCGCGACCTCCCCGCGCCCGAGGCCGGGGACCTCGTCGCCGTCCTGGACGCCGGGGCCTACGGGTTTGCGATGTCCTCGCAGTACAACAGCCGGCC contains:
- the fdhD gene encoding formate dehydrogenase accessory sulfurtransferase FdhD, with amino-acid sequence MMDLYKWRCIQVRGGEANEIIDEICAERRYRLLVNGMPVTEMVASAEQLEELGAGFVVSEGLAGDVEGVGVEGEEIRVRADLRPRGEEVIGSSGGASFLRPLPRITSDLQVGIDDIYRMTAAIESDDWRRTGGLHCSVLFCDGELVAKACDVGRHNTVDKVIGHAVLGGFDRSRCVIGCTGRQPVGMVAKAAHAGIPIVISRAASTDRGIAAAEEAGITLICFSRGDRFTVYTHPGRVAGVGAE
- a CDS encoding transcriptional regulator; the protein is MKLPCETGVWLILPCIRACLVQELIIKGLPQKQVAQMLEITPASVSQYASKKRGCKIELDTEVIGSIRELADDMVAERVGHMGLRMCDICMQVRSGGLIEDDGGPCARTMFCNISPQHDTEEQI
- a CDS encoding LL-diaminopimelate aminotransferase: MYSQRLDNLPPYLFARIDALKAQKRSEGVDVIDLGVGDPDLPTPDHIVEAMVRAVQNPENHHYPAYDGMLAYKEAVATWYRNRFSVSLDPGNEVVALMGSKDGIAHIPEAFVNPGDYVLATDPGYPVYKTSTLFAEGKTHLLPLHAENNFLPVLDDIPADVLKRAKLLFFNYPNNPTAATAPISFFNEVVEFAREHDLVVVHDNAYSEITFDGYKAPSFQEADGAKEVGVEMHSLSKTYNMTGWRIGMAVGSPEVLSGLTRVKSNVDSGVFDAVQHAGIAALTGSQQCVADACAVYQERRDALVKGLREVGFDVPAPKATFYVWMPVEDCMKTAATFLNEAGIVVTPGVGFGESGEGYVRFAITRSVERIEEAVERIGRVAL
- the lysA gene encoding diaminopimelate decarboxylase yields the protein MKLPSHLTVEGGHLYLGGRDIVDLARTYGTPLYVTDLDRIVGNFKRFTSALTAHYPAVQVLFAAKANGNLAVMRALAEQGAGADVFSSGELELALQAGMLPERLLFNGSSKSPGDLALAVEKGVRVSVDSVDELRQLEAAAAEAGKSVEIAFRVNPALEVPTHPKIATGLKTSKFGIPAEEIVGAYAEALACEHIDPVGIHCHIGSQILEVEPFARAAGVMVEVAKEVTDLGAHLKFLDVGGGLGIPYHHDTDSAPTPEEYAAAVMPVFLQGIRDAGIDPALWVEPGRWLVGDSSILVARVNSVKRAHRTFVNVDAGFNLLVRPAMYDSYHEVVVANKADQPADGTYTIAGPICETGDLLAQDRDLPAPEAGDLVAVLDAGAYGFAMSSQYNSRPRCAEVAVRGGKHALMRRAENLDDVTAAMQEPGWQD